In Xenopus laevis strain J_2021 chromosome 2S, Xenopus_laevis_v10.1, whole genome shotgun sequence, a genomic segment contains:
- the LOC121400615 gene encoding serine/threonine-protein kinase 3-like has product MAEGKPPYSDQYPVEHLIREAQPPKLQSSRWSQRFVSFLEYCLKKDPSERGSAEELLQHPFIIQLPPKKIVRAEIEEHLLTLQNLPAKKALWTLKQLQRACDFCTQTSAEQEAALQMALEGFSCY; this is encoded by the exons atggccgagggaaaaccac CGTACTCAGATCAATACCCGGTGGAGCACCTGATAAGAGAAGCCCAACCACCGAAGCTTCAATCAAGTAGATG gTCCCAACGTTTTGTGTCCTTCTTGGAGTACTGCCTGAAGAAAGATCCTTCAGAGAGAGGGAGTGCTgaagaactcctgcagcacccattcaTCATCCAACTGCCACCTAAGAAGATCGTCAGGGCTGAGATTGAAGAACATCTCCTGACTCTGCAGAATCTGCCGGCCAAGAAAG CTCTCTGGACCCTGAAACAGCTGCAGCGTGCTTGTGACTTCTGCACACAGACATCggcagaacaagaagcagctctgcaaatggcCCTGGAGGGCTTCTCCTGTTATTAA
- the LOC121400616 gene encoding mitogen-activated protein kinase kinase kinase 15-like: MEATNPYVTVQAPSEREQVGAAELPVPTCPISEPSAGLICEGTQWLSKQRSLRVVYVLNDSPKSAMGGSPESGALHCLRRACEGEGAHLSIVNFGELDFGETAVLDTFYDAGQILFI; the protein is encoded by the exons ATGGAGGCCACCAACCCCTATGTGACCGTGCAAGCACCCAGTGAAAGGGAGCAGGTAGGAGCGGCTGAGCTCCCAGTCCCCACTTGCCCTATTTCAGAGCCCTCTGCGGGGTTGATATGTGAAGGCACCCAGTGGTTGAGCAAGCAGAGGTCGCTGCGTGTGGTCTATGTACTGAATGACAGCCCAAAGtcagccatggggggcagcccgGAGTCTGGGGCGCTGCATTGCCTGCGTCGAGCCTGTGAGGGAGAAGGGGCGCATCTCAGTATCGTCAACTTTGGGGAGCTGGACTTTGGGGAAACTGCTGTTCTGGACACCTTCTATGATGCAG gccaaatactttttatttga